One genomic window of Candidatus Methylomirabilis lanthanidiphila includes the following:
- a CDS encoding Biotin synthetase (Fragment): MQSDGITARVRRIGERVLAGGAPAFEEAVELFERSDYDVHELFQVANRLRLNRFGNRIHLCGIVNAKSGGCPEDCSFCSQSSRQATEIAKYSVISSDEMVLAARQARGYGAWALGVVTAGRGYDATSEDFRQLIVGIRAITRDGSAEAHASLGIMGDEEVRQLKKAGLTTLNHNLETGRSYFPQVCTTHTYDERVRTLKAARAAGIRVCSGGVFGMGEDPGHRAELAFALKDLDVDEVPLNFLIPVDGTRLANAVPLSPLEILKVIALFRWILPTKNIFVCAGRQHLGELQPMIFFAGASGVMVGDFLTTRNRSVSDDLKMLHDLGLEFGESLLAPERHAAATAF, translated from the coding sequence GTGCAGTCGGATGGGATAACAGCGCGGGTGCGGCGGATTGGCGAGCGGGTGCTCGCGGGAGGGGCCCCGGCGTTCGAGGAGGCTGTCGAACTCTTCGAGCGGTCCGATTACGACGTTCATGAACTGTTCCAGGTGGCCAATCGCCTCCGGCTGAATCGGTTCGGGAACCGGATCCACCTGTGCGGCATCGTCAACGCCAAAAGCGGCGGCTGTCCGGAGGATTGTAGCTTTTGCAGCCAGTCCTCTCGTCAGGCCACTGAAATCGCAAAGTATAGCGTGATCTCTTCGGACGAGATGGTCCTAGCCGCCAGGCAGGCGCGCGGGTACGGCGCGTGGGCGCTTGGAGTCGTCACCGCCGGCCGCGGCTACGATGCGACCTCTGAAGATTTCCGGCAACTCATCGTGGGGATTCGGGCCATCACACGGGACGGCTCGGCAGAAGCACACGCCTCACTCGGAATCATGGGCGATGAGGAGGTCCGGCAGCTCAAGAAGGCCGGTCTTACGACGCTCAATCACAACCTGGAGACCGGCCGCTCCTACTTCCCGCAGGTCTGCACGACCCACACCTACGACGAGCGGGTGCGTACCCTCAAGGCGGCCAGGGCTGCGGGGATCAGGGTCTGCAGCGGCGGGGTGTTTGGCATGGGCGAGGACCCCGGGCATCGCGCTGAGCTGGCCTTTGCCCTGAAAGATCTGGACGTCGACGAGGTCCCCCTGAACTTTCTGATCCCTGTGGATGGGACGCGATTGGCGAACGCTGTCCCGCTCTCACCGCTTGAGATCCTGAAGGTGATCGCCCTCTTTCGCTGGATCCTCCCGACCAAGAATATCTTTGTCTGCGCCGGGCGGCAGCATCTGGGCGAGCTGCAGCCGATGATCTTCTTCGCCGGTGCCAGCGGCGTGATGGTCGGCGACTTCCTGACCACCAGGAACCGGAGCGTGAGCGACGACCTCAAGATGCTTCATGATCTGGGGCTCGAGTTCGGCGAATCATTGCTCGCCCCGGAACGCCACGCCGCCGCTACTGCCTTCTGA
- a CDS encoding 3-oxoacyl-(Acyl-carrier protein) reductase produces MDTRRVAVITGGTKGIGKAIACRLAQDGCDVVLNYHGDDGVAQSALREFDGLPVKAMAVKADVSASEGASHLIETAVSQLGSLDVLVNNVGPFVTRALYDTTDEEWRRALDSNLSSAFYCSRAALRVMRERRDGSIINIGALNVEHSPIGVFDAPAYYIAKSGVIMLTRSLARSEAPWGIRVNAVNPGFIETETYGRYRAEDKAAWARMVPLGRLGAPDDVADAVSYLASEKARYVTGTILHVHGGLWV; encoded by the coding sequence ATGGATACGCGACGGGTTGCGGTGATTACCGGCGGCACGAAAGGGATCGGCAAGGCGATTGCCTGCCGCCTGGCTCAGGATGGGTGCGACGTCGTCCTGAACTATCATGGCGACGACGGAGTCGCCCAATCGGCTCTTCGGGAGTTCGATGGCCTCCCGGTGAAGGCGATGGCCGTCAAAGCGGATGTCTCCGCATCAGAGGGCGCGTCCCACCTCATCGAGACAGCGGTGAGCCAACTCGGATCCCTTGATGTCTTGGTCAATAATGTCGGGCCGTTTGTCACGCGGGCGTTGTATGACACCACCGATGAGGAGTGGCGACGCGCCCTGGACAGCAACCTGAGCAGCGCCTTTTATTGCAGCAGGGCGGCGTTGCGGGTCATGCGAGAACGGCGGGACGGCAGCATCATCAATATCGGAGCACTCAATGTCGAACATTCGCCCATCGGGGTCTTTGACGCTCCCGCCTACTACATCGCCAAGTCCGGCGTCATCATGCTGACGCGATCGCTGGCGCGGTCCGAAGCGCCATGGGGCATCAGGGTGAACGCCGTGAACCCCGGTTTCATCGAGACCGAAACCTACGGCCGATATCGCGCCGAAGATAAGGCGGCCTGGGCTCGGATGGTCCCCCTTGGTCGATTAGGCGCGCCCGACGATGTCGCCGACGCCGTCAGTTACCTGGCATCCGAAAAGGCGCGCTATGTGACGGGGACGATCCTGCACGTCCACGGCGGCCTC